One window of the Maylandia zebra isolate NMK-2024a linkage group LG19, Mzebra_GT3a, whole genome shotgun sequence genome contains the following:
- the cga gene encoding glycoprotein hormones alpha chain isoform X1 has product MIMKYVLSFHWVTEIIDKIIATTAMGSLKSPGLSLLLLSFLLYIADSYPNIDLSNMGCEECTLRKNNLFSRERPVYQCMGCCFSRAYPTPLRAMKTMNIPKNITSEATCCVARHSHEILIAGISVRNHTDCHCSTCYFHKI; this is encoded by the exons ATGATAATGAAGTATGTTTTGAGTTTCCACTGGGTCACAGAGATCATTGATAAG ATAATTGCTACAACCGCCATGGGCTCACTGAAGTCACCTGGACTGTCCCTTCTGCTGTTGTCTTTTCTTCTTTACATAGCTGATTCCTATCCCAACATTGACTTATCAAACA TGGGCTGTGAAGAATGCACGTTGAGAAAGAACAATCTTTTCTCAAGGGAACGTCCGGTTTACCAGTGCATGGGCTGCTGCTTCTCCAGAGCGTACCCGACACCTCTCAGAGCCATGAAGACAATGAATATCCCAAAAAACATCACCTCAGAGGCGACGTGCTGCGTCGCAAGGCACAGCCACGAG ATCCTGATAGCTGGCATTTCGGTGAGAAACCACACAGACTGCCATTGCAGCACCTGTTACTTTCATAAGATATGA
- the cga gene encoding glycoprotein hormones alpha chain isoform X2, translating to MIIATTAMGSLKSPGLSLLLLSFLLYIADSYPNIDLSNMGCEECTLRKNNLFSRERPVYQCMGCCFSRAYPTPLRAMKTMNIPKNITSEATCCVARHSHEILIAGISVRNHTDCHCSTCYFHKI from the exons ATG ATAATTGCTACAACCGCCATGGGCTCACTGAAGTCACCTGGACTGTCCCTTCTGCTGTTGTCTTTTCTTCTTTACATAGCTGATTCCTATCCCAACATTGACTTATCAAACA TGGGCTGTGAAGAATGCACGTTGAGAAAGAACAATCTTTTCTCAAGGGAACGTCCGGTTTACCAGTGCATGGGCTGCTGCTTCTCCAGAGCGTACCCGACACCTCTCAGAGCCATGAAGACAATGAATATCCCAAAAAACATCACCTCAGAGGCGACGTGCTGCGTCGCAAGGCACAGCCACGAG ATCCTGATAGCTGGCATTTCGGTGAGAAACCACACAGACTGCCATTGCAGCACCTGTTACTTTCATAAGATATGA
- the LOC101463865 gene encoding akirin-2: MACGATLKRTMDFDPLMSPTSPKRRRCIPVSPSSSSPRKYLSMEPSPFGESSSRLSAEQILNSIKQEYKRIQKRKHLDGGYQQSECCYSPESPSQSSTMNASSMAGTSSGGVSPSRKEQPLFTLRQVGMICERLLKEREEKVREEYEETMTSKLAEQYDTFVKFTHDQLMRRFGEQPASYVS; the protein is encoded by the exons ATGGCGTGTGGAGCCACTTTGAAGAGGACCATGGATTTCGATCCGCTCATGAGTCCTACATCCCCCAAAAGACGAAGATGCATCCCCGTGTCCCCGTCATCCTCATCCCCTAGGAAATATCTCAGCATGGAGCCTTCGCCATTCGGGGAGTCTTCATCAAGACTTAGTGCAG AACAAATCCTCAACAGCATCAAACAGGAGTACAAACGCATTCAAAAGAGAAAGCATCTAGATGGAGGCTACCAACAGTCAGAGTGCTGCTATTCGCCAGAATCCCCATCCCAGTCGTCTACTATGAATGCTTCCAGCATGGCAG gaaCATCCTCTGGAGGCGTCTCTCCATCTAGAAAAGAACAGCCATTATTCACCCTCAGACAAGTTGGAATGATCTGCGAACGCCTGCTGAAAGAAAGGGAAGAGAAGGTTCGGGAGGAATACGAGGAGACCATGACTTCGAAGTTGGCCG AACAATATGACACCTTTGTGAAGTTCACACATGATCAGTTAATGCGACGATTTGGGGAGCAACCTGCAAGCT ATGTTTCCTGA
- the znf292a gene encoding zinc finger protein 292a yields MAEGETEKEYDTRKAIEELRERFQALTTALKESSQPPLEASLHFCQEFCQVLVEHASRWKTDEDPLPLLEVYTVAILCFAKAASCLSSECENVPLLLEKLSLSCAELLLLLPQHVPGALWEEFQSSMKLAHGLLQESGSTQLCLLSVLAQQDGVWANTTLSSILSNQIPQTEQVHEFLELEGPTLLNMRIKHLIKVDSINKAAVLAKMCSEYPGYEGKGNFKQTYLLCICMTKSQEQLMEEIASIDCKDALEMICNLESEGDEKGALCMCTSFLKRQLLQGDVYCAWELTLFWSKLLMRLESSADSFLSRSKEMALLCRSVCHILFLIKVIQNEVGEVGLPVCVEMCIQALKMTSSDHKDSKSTICKTISCLLPTDLEVKRACQLTEFLLQPTVDSYYAVESLYNEPDQKPEEDGSLPVPNSLRCELLLALKTQWPFDPEFWDWKTLKRNCLALMGEEAAIVSSIDTLNDTDEQEVESALGKLPEYKDLEDFLLTTTNELNEITDEREKNREAKKLREQGFVSARFRNWRAYMQYCVLCDKEFLGHRIVRHAQKHFKDGMYLCPICADSFETREILEPHVATHVKQSCKERLAAMKAARKVTKPPQSPKSPSKISKVAAKTNTSPVKIESQIGQQLGPPVKIEQTTSDTQISQDCFCPVKNCTKAFKFFRNLMAHVRSHKNDEEAMRFLEIQKQKVVCQYCRRQFVNVRHLNDHLQMHCGTRPYICIQLNCKASFNSNSELLMHRKIHPEFKAQCMFPNCGEVFSEAYLLYDHEAQHYLTYTCQTDNCGKIFYSQSQFLSHQENHNNDAANSFNNANQLPPSDAKVQPPPPQESTPTQQDTCSAAVCFEGINTDIHMKEASDASASPCTSPAPGPLKVKHSVENMLNSIGHPEIKEPEKCYTPLTNPTPAPVDATQPPQAPHAHQNVAVQGTVPPVYPVPSNTDPLPGQQEVTVSGTNNVPGNEFQKATPQIISPAQIKTEIPSSLQGYPTSTPAATAGSEENLHCCPFNDCTRAYSTNKSLSRHVKKQHPEIFEDWKLAKKYSKVAKITAKKTPSGPASQSQPQNPGAKPPNQPGILCNKPGMQQMDYLMGCSSSPAQCYPGSMEPVPITPMINPTVYSSWGSPNNSSGMMQSDMSQSWSSPPMNNCYPDAFNMNEYPPRNYPHWQADPYQATSSLPSDRDHSVAAMHAPTMSNAPSDSSLMSQYVSSSLMLDNGGQMHNGGHQYGLMHPEGAGDNVDVRKSSASMTGQLDNGNSISTIDSLPDGSYHTPYAQSENSCLTQCSSVDIPMKCLTPEAPAPIKSTSEITEPESMAPHGYDQIDNSVDGMLSPHNVIHTDFPYDEDCANADCETNPSDEKASDPDVQKGKRSRLSKRTKWPAIIKDGKVICRRCFREFTSTKSLGGHLSKRSQCRPLDEIDLTADLPTSFLDFLNDPHVPDTNGAIYNMPNGDFSQESCSLTTLTSSVVLKQEPQNTNIMDYPNSFSVSTEIQQEKAVDLANPALDVPYQEDHLMEMSHAFQRLDLIEAAQQKMRSAMSTEQSVSHCDPAPVIEKNKTLSKSDDKPTEKIPKPFKCDQEDCEYSFMTKEALFKHLSKMHDYTNEMIDELKRTPSKLSPYPCQICPKTFTRTTGLRIHYEKVHRLSKAEMQKLRISARNRRAFRLNKADAVIKRPNTDFSSGQIAKSAPVTPAIKQEPLDVAIAPQQDADNNLDVPQVTPEDVSKQSVTSEVLTVTRLPSPQNYLTDRPFEEVAQPAPEKAPEEPKVAVINNSPEMTLKSSLKEKLSPVGKAKMPQGKLAVSPSKVKQLKSPPSSPSSSPEKPSSSKSTPTKEEKKEKLQKRLSLKMFDADNAYSPYRPYRCVHEGCTAAFTIQHNLILHYKAMHQASLPPNKTEGETEAEKTSVNTGQESDQTIEKDNEVRCQVKNCSRVFMGITRLVQHYLLLHKFTRDKATAMMASMSIGTFNCDRPECALPFSSVEKYIEHIKNYHKEIAISESGSVDPTFRCEYDGCDRVYTTKSNLLRHLIKKHDYVYDPKISDGRRTKSVGLFPGVSNGKENVESKFRVKKKNTKKKDGKSIEHWTSFGKPTLKSHEEASAMCTKKSSLQYPCMIIGCDAVESAERNIFKHYTTHGLTERYIEDQRSQFIFCKKYSRARCKDANKAEGTSASSSEDMEPEEVEKPSDQKIDESVEKIVQEDSKLSNDDSAESQASTGTEGGIKRGRPRKPAHPTPACPERIQTLRNRTTVNSSRENSNPGTPAAQEQRDDGVMSASFKPLGLEDSFLKFLETSESTNSSKRKLNDKSSAELPSKRQHTNKQKSATKSKAADELKGCESLVDFRNPLNLQSVSNVKIVMDKTLSDGADLLLKQLQDMRPIVIIKKWIYSGS; encoded by the exons ATGGCGGAGGGGGAGACAGAGAAGGAATATGATACACGGAAAGCTATCGAGGAGCTCCGAGAGCGGTTCCAAGCGTTGACCACAGCTTTGAAAGAAAGTTCTCAGCCCCCGTTGGAAGCCTCCTTGCATTTCTGCCAGGAGTTTTGCCAG GTCTTGGTGGAACATGCCAGTCGTTGGAAAACGGATGAAGATCCACTGCCCTTGCTGGAGGTTTACACCGTGGCCATCCTCTGCTTTGCTAAGGCTGCCTCCTGTCTCTCCTCCGAATGTGAAAATGTGCCACTCCTACTTGAAAAGTTGTCACT GAGCTGTGCAGAGCTGCTGCTCTTATTGCCCCAGCATGTCCCTGGTGCCTTATGGGAGGAGTTCCAGTCCTCCATGAAG TTGGCACACGGCCTTTTGCAAGAAAGTGGGAGCACACAGCTCTGCCTGCTCTCAGTACTGGCACAGCAGGACGGCGTCTGGGCCAACACCACATTAAGCAGCATCCTGTCCAATCAAATTCCTCAAACTGAGCAAG TCCATGAATTTCTTGAGCTCGAAGGTCCCACGCTTCTCAACATGCGGATAAAACATCTTATCAAAGTGGACAGTATTAATAAAGCAGCTGTCCTTGCAAAGATGTGCTCAGAGTATCCGGGATATGAAGGAAAAGGGAACTTCAAACAGACCTATTTGCTTTGCATTTGTATGACAAAAAGTCAGGAACAGCTAATGGAAGAG ATTGCATCAATAGACTGTAAGGATGCCCTTGAAATGATCTGCAACCTGGAGTCTGAGGGAGATGAGAAAGGCGCTCTCTGCATGTGTACTTCCTTTCTCAAAAGACAGCTTCTCCAAGGAGATGTTTACTGTGCCTG GGAACTGACTTTGTTCTGGAGTAAACTGCTCATGCGATTAGAGTCGTCTGCTGATTCCTTTCTGAGCCGCAGCAAAGAGATGGCTCTTCTCTGCAGAAGTGTCTGTCACATTCTGTTTCTCATCAAAGTAATCCAAAACGAG GTTGGGGAGGTGGGGCTTCCAGTGTGCGTAGAAATGTGCATTCAAGCTCTGAAAATGACCTCCAGTGACCATAAAGATAGCAAGTCTACCATCTGCAAGACTATTTCCTGCCTCTTGCCAACTGATCTAGAAGTTAAGCGTGCATGCCAGCTCACAGAGTTCCTACTCCAGCCTACGGTTGACTCATATTATGCTGTGGAATCACTGTACAATGAACCTGACCAAAAACCTGAGGAGGACGGGAGTCTACCAGTGCCCAATTCTTTACGCTGCGAGTTACTGCTGGCCTTGAAGACACAGTGGCCTTTTGATCCGGAGTTCTGGGACTGGAAAACATTGAAACGCAACTGCTTGGCACTGATGGGCGAGGAGGCAGCTATTGTCTCTTCTATTGACACACTCAATGACACAGATGAACAAGAGGTGGAAAGTGCACTTGGCAAACTCCCTGAATACAAAGACCTGGAGGATTTCCTGCTAACCACTACAAATGAACTCAATGAAATCACagatgaaagagaaaaaaatagagaGGCTAAAAAACTGCGGGAGCAGGGTTTTGTGTCTGCCCGATTCAGAAATTGGCGAGCTTACATGCAgtattgtgttttgtgtgacaAGGAGTTCTTAGGTCACAGAATTGTTCGTCACGCTCAGAAGCATTTCAAAGACGGAATGTATCTTTGTCCAATATGCGCTGACAGTTTTGAAACTAGGGAGATTTTAGAACCACACGTAGCAACACATGTAAAGCAGTCTTGCAAAGAGAGATTAGCTGCAATGAAAGCTGCAAGAAAAGTAACCAAACCACCTCAGTCCCCTAAAAGTCCATCAAAAATTTCAAAAGTTGCTGCCAAGACAAACACTAGTCCTGTTAAAATTGAATCTCAAATTGGACAACAGCTGGGACCCCCTGTTAAGATAGAACAAACTACATCTGACACACAGATAAGCCAAGACTGTTTCTGCCCTGTGAAAAACTGCACTAAAGCTTTCAAGTTTTTCCGTAACCTCATGGCTCATGTCAGATCTCACAAGAACGACGAAGAGGCCATGAGGTTTTTAGAAATACAAAAGCAGAAAGTGGTTTGCCAGTACTGCAGGAGGCAGTTTGTTAATGTCAGACACCTCAATGATCACCTGCAGATGCACTGTGGCACCCGACCATATATATGCATACAGCTGAATTGCAAGGCCAGCTTTAATTCGAATTCGGAGCTCCTCATGCATAGAAAAATACACCCAGAATTTAAGGCCCAGTGCATGTTTCCTAACTGTGGCGAAGTTTTCAGCGAGGCCTACCTGCTGTATGATCATGAGGCTCAGCATTACCTTACCTACACCTGCCAAACGGACAACTGTGGAAAAATCTTCTACTCACAGTCTCAGTTCTTGTCCCACCAAGAGAATCACAACAATGATGCAGCGAACAGTTTTAACAACGCAAATCAGCTCCCCCCATCCGATGCAAAAGTgcagccaccaccaccacaagaGAGCACCCCAACCCAACAAGACACATGTTCTGCTGCTGTATGCTTTGAAGGGATTAATACAGATATACATATGAAGGAAGCATCAGATGCCAGTGCATCACCATGCACATCGCCAGCCCCCGGTCCCCTGAAAGTGAAACACTCAGTCGAAAATATGCTGAATTCAATTGGACATCCTGAGATAAAAGAACCAGAGAAATGCTACACTCCACTGACCAATCCCACTCCAGCACCAGTTGATGCCACTCAACCACCACAAGCTCCACATGCCCACCAAAATGTGGCTGTGCAAGGTACTGTTCCTCCAGTGTATCCTGTCCCAAGTAATACAGATCCTTTGCCAGGTCAACAGGAAGTAACTGTCAGTGGGACTAATAATGTACCAGGCAATGAGTTTCAGAAAGCAACTCCACAAATAATTTCTCCTGCTCAAATCAAGACAGAAATTCCTTCTTCGCTTCAAGGATATCCTACTAGCACACCTGCAGCTACTGCTGGAAGTGAAGAGAACCTGCATTGCTGCCCATTTAATGATTGCACAAGGGCATACAGTACAAACAAAAGTTTGTCTAGGCATGTGAAGAAGCAACACCCTGAGATATTCGAAGATTGGAAATTGGCGAAAAAATATAGCAAAGTGGCCAAAATTACTGCAAAAAAGACACCCAGTGGACCAGCGTCACAAAGTCAACCTCAGAACCCAGGTGCCAAGCCTCCAAACCAGCCAGGAATACTATGCAACAAACCTGGGATGCAGCAGATGGATTACCTAATGGGATGCTCAAGCTCTCCCGCCCAGTGTTACCCTGGATCGATGGAGCCTGTGCCTATCACTCCAATGATAAACCCCACGGTGTACTCATCCTGGGGAAGCCCAAACAATTCCAGCGGAATGATGCAGTCAGACATGTCTCAGTCTTGGTCTTCACCTCCTATGAATAACTGCTATCCAGATGCCTTTAACATGAACGAGTACCCACCCCGCAACTATCCTCACTGGCAGGCAGACCCCTATCAAGCCACATCGTCTCTCCCATCTGATAGAGATCACTCAGTAGCAGCTATGCACGCTCCCACTATGTCAAACGCTCCTTCAGATTCAAGTTTAATGTCTCAGTATGTGTCGAGTTCTCTGATGCTTGACAATGGAGGCCAAATGCATAACGGAGGACATCAGTATGGACTCATGCATCCTGAGGGTGCAGGAGACAATGTAGATGTGAGAAAAAGCAGTGCAAGTATGACAGGACAGCTGGATAATGGAAACAGTATCTCAACTATTGACAGCCTCCCTGACGGAAGCTACCACACACCATATGCTCAGAGTGAAAACTCTTGTCTCACTCAATGCTCATCAGTTGATATTCCAATGAAATGTTTAACCCCAGAGGCTCCAGCGCCAATAAAATCTACAAGTGAAATAACTGAACCGGAGAGTATGGCACCTCACGGTTATGATCAGATAGACAACTCTGTGGATGGCATGCTCAGCCCACACAACGTGATTCACACTGATTTCCCTTACGATGAGGACTGTGCCAATGCCGACTGTGAGACAAACCCCTCAGATGAAAAGGCAAGTGACCCAGATGTGCAGAAAGGAAAACGCAGCAGGCTGAGCAAGCGTACCAAATGGCCCGCAATCATCAAGGATGGCAAGGTCATCTGCAGGAGATGTTTTAGAGAGTTTACAAGCACCAAATCTCTTGGTGGTCACCTGTCTAAACGCTCACAGTGCAGACCTTTAGATGAAATCGACCTGACAGCTGATCTCCCAACATCATTTCTTGATTTCCTCAATGATCCTCATGTCCCTGACACTAATGGAGCAATATATAACATGCCAAATGGTGACTTCTCACAGGAATCTTGTAGCTTGACCACTTTGACCTCGTCCGTGGTGTTGAAACAGGAGCCCCAGAATACAAATATCATGGACTATCCAAACTCCTTCTCAGTTTCCACTGAAATCCAGCAAGAGAAGGCAGTAGATTTGGCTAATCCAGCTCTTGATGTACCTTATCAGGAGGATCACCTGATGGAAATGTCACATGCCTTTCAAAGGTTGGATTTGATCGAGGCTGCTCAACAGAAGATGCGGAGTGCAATGTCCACAGAGCAAAGTGTTAGTCATTGTGATCCAGCCCCTGTtattgaaaagaacaaaacactGAGTAAAAGTGACGACAAGCCCACTGAAAAGATACCTAAACCTTTCAAATGTGACCAGGAGGATTGTGAGTACTCGTTCATGACAAAGGAAGCATTATTCAAACACTTGAGTAAAATGCACGATTATACTAATGAGATGATAGATGAACTAAAAAGAACGCCATCCAAACTGTCACCATATCCTTGTCAGATCTGTCCAAAAACATTTACAAGAACGACAGGGTTGAGAATTCACTATGAAAAAGTCCATCGCTTGTCAAAGGCAGAAATGCAGAAGCTTAGAATTAGTGCTAGAAATAGACGTGCATTTAGACTTAACAAAGCTGATGCAGTTATTAAACGTCCAAACACCGATTTCAGTAGCGGCCAGATAGCAAAGTCTGCACCTGTAACTCCTGCTATAAAACAGGAACCACTTGATGTTGCAATTGCACCTCAACAAGACGCTGACAACAATCTAGACGTTCCTCAGGTCACTCCAGAAGACGTGTCAAAGCAAAGCGTGACCTCTGAGGTATTGACTGTTACACGACTACCATCACCTCAAAACTACTTGACTGACAGGCCATTTGAGGAAGTGGCACAACCTGCTCCTGAAAAAGCTCCAGAGGAACCTAAAGTGGCTGTTATTAACAACAGTCCAGAAATGACACTGAAATCCAGTTTGAAAGAGAAGCTCAGTCCCGTTGGCAAAGCAAAAATGCCACAAGGAAAATTAGCCGTGAGCCCGAGCAAAGTGAAACAGCTAAAGTCTCCGCCTTCATCTCCTTCATCGTCTCCAGAAAAACCCAGCAGCTCCAAAAGCACACCAAcaaaggaggagaaaaaggagaaacttcagaagaggttaagCCTCAAAATGTTTGACGCAGACAATGCCTACAGTCCGTACAGACCTTATCGCTGTGTTCATGAGGGATGCACTGCAGCATTCACCATCCAGCACAATTTGATACTCCATTACAAGGCCATGCATCAGGCATCCCTGCCCCCTAACAAAACTGAAGGTGAAACTGAAGCTGAAAAGACTAGTGTTAACACCGGACAGGAGAGCGATCAGACCATAGAAAAAGATAATGAAGTCAGGTGTCAAGTGAAAAATTGCTCAAGGGTGTTCATGGGAATCACACGGCTGGTGCAACATTACCTCTTACTACACAAGTTCACCCGTGACAAAGCCACCGCCATGATGGCCAGTATGAGCATAGGAACTTTTAACTGTGACCGGCCAGAGTGTGCTCTCCCCTTCAGCTCTGTGGAAAAGTACATTGAGCACATTAAGAATTACCACAAGGAAATTGCCATTTCTGAGAGCGGCTCGGTTGATCCAACTTTCCGGTGCGAGTACGATGGATGTGACCGAGTGTACACTACAAAGTCAAACCTGCTCCGTCACCTCATCAAAAAGCACGACTATGTTTATGACCCCAAAATAAGTGATGGAAGAAGGACTAAATCGGTAGGGCTCTTCCCAGGGGTTAGCAATGGGAAAGAGAACGTAGAAAGTAAATtcagagtgaaaaagaaaaacactaaaaagaAAGATGGAAAGTCCATTGAACACTGGACTAGTTTTGGAAAGCCTACACTAAAATCTCATGAAGAAGCATCTGCCATGTGCACCAAGAAGTCCTCGCTGCAGTACCCATGCATGATCATAGGTTGCGATGCAGTGGAGTCTGCTGAAAGAAATATATTTAAGCATTACACCACACATGGCCTCACAGAGAGATACATTGAAGATCAGAGGAGCCAGTTCATTTTCTGCAAAAAATACTCACGCGCCAGATGCAAAGATGCAAACAAAGCAGAGGGCACGTCAGCTTCATCTTCTGAGGACATGGAGCCAGAAGAAGTTGAAAAGCCCAGTGACCAGAAAATAGATGAATCGGTAGAAAAAATAGTCCAAGAGGACAGCAAGCTGTCCAACGACGATAGTGCAGAATCTCAAGCTTCCACTGGGACAGAAGGAGGAATTAAAAGAGGCCGTCCCAGAAAACCTGCACATCCCACACCAGCTTGTCCGGAGAGGATACAAACCCTTAGGAACCGCACAACTGTTAACAGTTCAAGAGAGAACTCAAATCCTGGTACCCCTGCAGCCCAAGAACAACGTGATGATGGGGTTATGTCAGCGTCTTTCAAGCCGTTAGGACTTGAGGACTCCTTTCTTAAGTTCTTGGAAACCTCAGAGTCGACCAACTCTTCCAAACGCAAATTAAATGATAAATCTAGTGCTGAACTGCCTTCCAAAAGACAACACACTAAcaaacagaaatctgcaacCAAAAGTAAAGCAGCTGATGAATTGAAAGGTTGTGAGAGTCTTGTAGACTTCAGAAACCCCCTCAATCTCCAATCAGTGAGTAATGTTAAGATAGTCATGGATAAAACATTATCAGATGGCGCTGATCTTTTGCTAAAGCAGCTACAAGACATGCGGCCCATAGtcataataaaaaaatggatttaTAGCGGATCATAA
- the orc3 gene encoding origin recognition complex subunit 3 has protein sequence MATSSVSKGCFVFKPSAKKKKKTLSLESYFVQGCEDAESSETRFRLCQELWDKIKTDTEVLQDELNRKILDSLLDFTRKCSSTRQNSDWASQMRASEIPTAALMLGVNIPDHDMTFQSLSDMLKQSVSPHVASVQAKECGALKHLMKKVLERLMDTVVVVDDEDEEENVETSPRVHRSVHCSLGILCDWYAARTKKSATGTPGKKRSSQVRDEQQQPPVVIIFKDLEAFNPRVLQDFILICSQYIDRLPLTFIFGIATSPSTIQHMLPHSVSSLLCIELFQSLSCMQHLATVIDKLILTSHIAFKLNGKVMQVLIGVFLYHDFSVRNFIKGLQLALLEHFHSQPLSVLCCKKKKALFNVTQLSKPNLDRIRQLPSFKRYVEKQEAQEQVNLMTDDSHLKEVCQQLIKDLHKYHKNYYPILRCLHTLTSSLPRYPLGKQIRELHLICLANNVWENEDYQSAMKLVKMLAKGELVSLLQKCVEILQLSKSKKMKNALVQLEELLARFKQLDTATEMTTTVEASIASPIKNLRKKTDLFQLQKTLLEMNESRRAKRLSPFENLRNEALEFIDNLVKSHLSPPESQPLYEVCYYSSSATVRRHLNATPRTSIQAALSNPYHYLQNDSLKSEDGTVSNAAPDICIAYKLHLECGRLINLYDWLEAYSTVVLAAEGNDPDSEHFGKVDEVKHARFIRAVSELEFLGFIKSTKQKTDHVARLTWGGC, from the exons ATGGCTACTTCATCCGTGTCAAAG ggctgctttgttttcaagcCCAGCgctaagaaaaagaagaagacgcTCAGTCTGG AGAGTTACTTCGTTCAGGGCTGCGAGGATGCTGAGAGCAGTGAAACACGATTCAGGTTATGTCAGGAACTGTGggacaaaatcaaaacagacacagAG GTTTTACAAGATGAACTCAACAGGAAAATCTTGGACAGTTTGCTGGACTTTACGAGGAAATGCTCCTCCACACGTCAAAACAGCGACTGGGCATCACAGATGAGGGCCAGTGAAATCCCCACAGCAGCTCTAATGCTCG GTGTGAACATCCCAGATCACGACATGACCTTTCAGAGTCTGTCTGACATGCTAAAGCAGTCTGTCAGCCCTCACGTGGCCTCTGTGCAGGCCAAAGAGTGTGGAG CACTGAAGCATTTGATGAAGAAGGTGCTCGAGCGGTTGATGGATACAGTTGTGGTTgtggatgatgaagatgaggaggagaatGTGGAGACGAGCCCTCGGGTCCACAGGAGCGTGCACTGCTCTCTCGGGATACTTTGTGATTGGTACGCTGCAAGAACAAAG aaaTCTGCCACTGGTACTCCAGGGAAAAAACGTAGCTCCCAAGTCAgagatgagcagcagcagcctcctgTTGTAATCATTTTCAAAGATTTGGAGGCTTTTAACCCAAGAGTCCTTCAGGACTTCATCCtcatctgcag TCAGTACATTGACCGCCTTCCACTGACATTCATCTTTGGGATCGCTACATCACCCAGTACCATCCAGCACATGCTTCCCCACTCTGTGTCCTCCCTGCTCTGTATCGAGCTCTTCCAGTCGCTGTCATGCATGCAACACCTGGCTACAGTCATTGACAAG tTGATCCTGACATCACACATTGCTTTTAAACTCAACGGGAAAGTGATGCAGGTCCTCATCGGCGTCTTCCTCTACCATGATTTCTCAGTGAGAAACTTCATTAAGGGACTGCAG CTGGCTCTGCTCGAGCACTTTCACTCTCAGCCTCTCAGTGTTCtgtgttgcaagaaaaagaaggctCTGTTCAACGTCACACAGCTCAGCAAACCCAACTTGGACAGGATAAGACAGCTGCCGTCGTTCAAAAG ATATGTAGAGAAGCAGGAAGCACAGGAACAGGTCAATCTGATGACCGATGACTCTCACTTAAAG GAGGTGTGTCAACAACTGATAAAGGATCTCCACAAATACCACAAGAACTATTATCCCATCCTGAGGTGTCTCCACACTCTGACCTCATCGTTACCTCGATATCCTCTCGGAAAACAG ATCAGGGAGCTCCATTTAATATGTCTGGCGAACAATGTATGGGAGAATGAGGACTACCAGTCAGCCATGAAGCTTGTAAA GATGCTGGCAAAAGGCGAGTTGGTTTCTTTGCTACAGAAGTGTGTGGAGATACTGCAGCTCAGCAAGTCAAAGAAGATGAAGAATGCTCTCGTCCAGCTGGAGGAACTACTTGCCAGATTCAAGCAGCTGGACA CTGCTACTGAAATGACTACAACTGTGGAAGCCTCTATCGCCTCTCCAATAAAAAATCTTCGGAAGAAAACAGATCTGTTCCAGCTGCAGAAG ACGCTGCTGGAGATGAACGAGTCTCGGAGAGCCAAGCGACTGAGTCCATTTGAAAACCTCAGGAACGAAGCGCTCGAGTTTATCGACAATTTAGTAAA GAGCCATCTGTCCCCCCCAGAGTCACAGCCTCTTTATGAGGTCTGCTACTACAGTTCATCTGCCACAGTGAGACGCCACCTCAATGCCACACCTCGTACCTCCATTCAGGCTGCGCTCAGCAATCCTTACCACTATCTTCAG AACGACAGCCTGAAGAGCGAGGATGGGACGGTGTCCAACGCTGCTCCCGACATCTGTATCGCTTACAAGCTCCACTTGGAGTGCGGAAGGCTGATCAACCTCTACGACTGGCTGGAA gcgTACTCCACCGTGGTTTTGGCTGCTGAGGGTAACGATCCGGATTCTGAACATTTTGGGAAAGTGGATGAAGTCAAACA CGCTCGTTTCATCCGCGCTGTATCAGAGCTCGAATTTCTGGGCTTCATCAAGTCTACCAAGCAGAAGACCGACCATGTGGCTCGACTCACCTGGGGAGGCTGCTAA